A window of Flammeovirga kamogawensis genomic DNA:
AATAGTGATAAGTCAGATGGAACCATTGATTTTGATGGACACTTAAAAATAGCCAAAGAAATTGCTAAAGCTGAAGATGTTCTAGTAATAGATACTAAAAAGGAAACTGTAATTAATTCAGTTAATAAAGGACAAGAAATAGGCTTAAATATAAATGATAATGCTTTTATACCTTTTAAATTATCAACACTAATTAAGAATATTACGAATGATAAAAAAGAGGTTTATTGGGGTGATATTTATGCTTATTCATTACAAGGTGGTGCTCCTAGAATTTTTCTGTTGTCTAAAATTAGTAACTCAAATATAGTTTTAGCTTATGTTTTTGATCCTAGAAAATGGGAGTTAAGTAAGTTTATTGATGCAAATTTAGAACAAAGTACAGATGTGCTATTTGTCGGTTCGGATGGTAAATTAAGGAGCAACTCTAAGCAGTTTGAATTAAATCCATCTGCAGTGTTATTAAGACTTTCTCAGCAAAATTATTCTAAAGAAGAGTTAGATAAAGCAAAAAAACTAAATACTATAATTGGCATCCAAAAGGTTGATCAACAAATTATAGATGAGTTGGATCAATTTAATAGAGGTGTTATTGATGTTGCTTCTGTAAACGGGATAAGATCATTAGCAATGATTCAACCTATCAGAAAAGATGGATTGAATTGGAATTTAGTAGTTGAATATGAAAAAACGCAAGCGATTATTGGGTGGTCCAATGTTAGGATTTATATAAATATTCTTTTAATTATAATTGCTGCGTTCTTTATTATTGCAGTTGTTCAGGGTGGAAGAAAATTAGCAAAGCCAATTTATGCGTTACGAAAAGCTTTAGAAGAATTAGTTGATAGACCAAAAGTATTTACTGCCGCTAATTTTGAAAACTCAGGGGTTACAGAAGATATGCTCTCTAAACTAGAAAGTATAAGTGCCTTAGTTAAAGAGCAACATGAGAAAGGGGGTAAGCTGAAAGCTAAATATGAAAAAACGGAAAAGAAATTATCTAAGAAATCAGAATTATTAGAGCAAGAAATTGATAAAACAAAAGGTTTAGTTGCTAATGTAAGTGCATTAGAAGCAGTAAATTCAGAGGTTAATCAAAGAGTAGAAAATACAATAAGGTCAATTAAAAGAGTATTGAAAGTAAAATTGTTTGATGCAAGTGTTTTTTCATCATCTGTAGAAAACTTTTTTCATATGTCGAGCTTAAAAAGTGATATATCGAGTGATTTTATCTTATCCTTTGAAAGAGACAGTCGTTTATTTTTCTTTTTAGGAGATACAAATAAACATAATACAGATGCCGCATTATACCGTATGGTAATCAACTCTTTAATTAATGATGTAGTAAATGTTAAGAAAATATCATCGCCAGATAGAATTCTTGAAACATTAAACCGTCAGATACTTGATATGTTAAAGCATGATGAATTTGTATTTGATTACCCTGTAAATCTTGCTGTGTGCGTATATGATCGTCAGAGACAAATGATTGAGTTCTCATCAGCTAATCAATCAATTTTTATTTATAGAGATACAGTTTTAGATGAAATTCAAGGTGATAATATAGGTATTGGTGGAGTGAATGGTGAACAACATGTGAAATTTGAAAATCACTATTTGCCTATGAATAGAGTTAAAAATTGTAACCTTTATATGTTTAGTGATGGTTATATAAATCAAACAA
This region includes:
- a CDS encoding PP2C family protein-serine/threonine phosphatase — its product is MFRKIQSSIFSYFFTIVIIALIVLVAGINSIITRFEKKSIDQYLKQITITVSSFADRKLENKRRDVIELSALFINSDKSDGTIDFDGHLKIAKEIAKAEDVLVIDTKKETVINSVNKGQEIGLNINDNAFIPFKLSTLIKNITNDKKEVYWGDIYAYSLQGGAPRIFLLSKISNSNIVLAYVFDPRKWELSKFIDANLEQSTDVLFVGSDGKLRSNSKQFELNPSAVLLRLSQQNYSKEELDKAKKLNTIIGIQKVDQQIIDELDQFNRGVIDVASVNGIRSLAMIQPIRKDGLNWNLVVEYEKTQAIIGWSNVRIYINILLIIIAAFFIIAVVQGGRKLAKPIYALRKALEELVDRPKVFTAANFENSGVTEDMLSKLESISALVKEQHEKGGKLKAKYEKTEKKLSKKSELLEQEIDKTKGLVANVSALEAVNSEVNQRVENTIRSIKRVLKVKLFDASVFSSSVENFFHMSSLKSDISSDFILSFERDSRLFFFLGDTNKHNTDAALYRMVINSLINDVVNVKKISSPDRILETLNRQILDMLKHDEFVFDYPVNLAVCVYDRQRQMIEFSSANQSIFIYRDTVLDEIQGDNIGIGGVNGEQHVKFENHYLPMNRVKNCNLYMFSDGYINQTNKENIPFGQSRLKELLIDIQSESIDNQKDYVQKTFIEWKGEENQQDDASILGLKLI